A single window of Polaribacter sp. SA4-10 DNA harbors:
- a CDS encoding TetR/AcrR family transcriptional regulator — protein MTKKKNENTEGQILEAAKNVFQQKGMDGSRMQEIANEAGINKAMLHYYFRSKQLLFEAVFKNAFSLLAPQLNKILNDDSSVIEKVRNFTSNYITFISKHPYIPTFVIQEINRNPAFIINMKENNSSFPNLDKFKKQVDFDIEKGILKPINAEQLFINILSLSIFPFVAKPLIKALTDVDDARFKQIIKDRKTEVADFIINSIKV, from the coding sequence ATGACAAAAAAGAAGAACGAAAACACGGAAGGCCAGATATTAGAAGCTGCAAAAAATGTTTTTCAACAAAAAGGAATGGATGGTTCTAGAATGCAAGAGATTGCCAATGAAGCGGGCATCAATAAAGCAATGTTGCATTATTATTTTAGAAGTAAACAACTACTTTTTGAAGCGGTATTTAAAAATGCTTTTTCTTTGTTAGCACCACAACTTAATAAAATTTTAAATGATGATTCTTCAGTAATAGAAAAAGTTAGAAATTTTACATCTAATTACATCACATTTATAAGTAAACACCCATATATCCCAACTTTTGTTATTCAAGAAATAAATAGAAATCCAGCGTTTATTATTAACATGAAAGAGAACAATAGCAGTTTTCCTAATCTAGATAAGTTCAAAAAACAAGTTGATTTTGATATCGAAAAAGGAATTTTAAAACCCATTAATGCAGAACAATTATTTATCAATATTCTTTCGTTAAGTATTTTTCCCTTTGTAGCTAAACCCTTAATTAAAGCTTTAACAGATGTAGATGATGCAAGGTTTAAACAAATTATAAAAGACCGTAAAACGGAAGTAGCAGACTTTATTATTAATTCCATAAAAGTGTAA
- a CDS encoding TolC family protein, with the protein MKKIVLFTFLLMSIGSFSQEKLTLEECYNLVKTNYPLAKQNDLLAKQNAIDLEVIATERLPQLDFSAQATYQSDVIEVPIPNATITPLNKDQYRATLSANQFIFGDGLIDASLSAKKASLKTKQKQVDVHLYQLKKQINQLYFSVLLLQENSALLNAKNEQLKAKLNEVKSGVKNGIILPSSLFVLEAELLKIKQQFTVLELNKSSLLQTLSSIIGKNIDTNLTLTNPEITTDLQASIIRPELDLFQLKKEEITVSERLISKKTAPKLFGFANAGYGNPGLNMLDNSFQPFYVVGVKLNWNPFDWNANKKQRESLLINKDIIDNEAAIFNLNTNIELQQQQIEINKIEQFITSDIEIIELRKKVLKSTESQLKNGVISTSEYITELTNLYEDENTLSTHKIKLLLARANYKTIKGQ; encoded by the coding sequence ATGAAAAAAATAGTTTTATTTACTTTTTTGTTGATGTCAATTGGCTCTTTTTCACAAGAAAAATTGACATTAGAAGAATGTTATAATTTAGTGAAAACGAATTACCCTTTGGCAAAACAAAATGATTTATTAGCAAAACAAAATGCTATTGATTTAGAGGTGATTGCTACAGAAAGACTACCTCAATTAGATTTTTCTGCGCAAGCAACCTATCAATCTGATGTTATAGAAGTGCCAATTCCAAATGCTACAATAACACCTTTAAATAAAGATCAATACAGAGCAACACTTTCTGCAAATCAGTTCATATTTGGAGATGGTTTAATTGATGCTTCTTTAAGTGCAAAAAAAGCGTCTTTAAAAACAAAACAAAAGCAAGTTGATGTTCATTTATATCAACTAAAAAAGCAAATTAATCAACTCTATTTTTCGGTTTTACTATTACAAGAAAATAGCGCACTTTTAAACGCAAAAAACGAGCAGTTAAAAGCAAAACTAAATGAAGTAAAATCTGGTGTTAAAAACGGAATTATTTTACCCAGTTCTCTTTTTGTTTTAGAAGCTGAATTGTTAAAAATAAAACAACAATTCACAGTATTAGAATTAAATAAAAGCAGTTTATTACAAACGCTATCTTCTATTATTGGAAAAAATATCGACACAAATTTAACACTCACAAATCCTGAAATAACAACTGATTTACAAGCAAGTATTATACGCCCTGAATTGGATTTATTTCAACTTAAAAAAGAAGAAATAACAGTTTCAGAAAGATTAATTTCTAAGAAAACTGCTCCTAAATTATTTGGTTTTGCGAATGCTGGTTATGGAAACCCAGGATTAAATATGCTAGACAATTCTTTTCAACCATTTTATGTGGTGGGTGTAAAGTTAAATTGGAATCCTTTTGATTGGAATGCCAATAAAAAACAACGTGAATCTTTATTAATTAATAAAGATATTATTGATAATGAAGCAGCAATTTTTAATCTAAACACCAATATAGAATTACAACAACAACAAATTGAAATTAATAAAATCGAGCAATTTATAACCTCGGATATTGAAATCATTGAATTAAGAAAAAAGGTGCTAAAATCAACTGAATCTCAGTTAAAAAATGGGGTTATTTCTACTTCAGAATATATTACAGAATTAACAAATTTA